CACATACCGActattaataatttcattacaaCTTTTTCGATTCCCCTCGACAAGCGTAAAAGTTACCCGAATAGCCATAATACATAACCCAAATAATAAACTTTCAGACGAGCAGTAACGCATTTTCCGGACTCTTATTTTCCGCCTCTTCCAGGCCCTGCTCCGTGGAGCGCTTTCCCAGCAGAGCGCCGTCATCCTGGTCTGCATGGCAGTCGATAGATACATGTGTGCCCTGCATCCGCGGCGCTACTACCAGCACTCCAGCAAGAAGGTAAGATTCCATCGGTGGGGAACTTCTATCCTATTTTGGGTTGCTCGGATAAGGCACGCTCCTCGGCTTCTGGGCTCCTCGGCGATCGTTATCCTGTTGTTCTGGCGCTCGCCAGAAGGACagtaaaacaataaacaaagcTCCGGCGTAATGACGAGAAATCACGCGCCAATAAAATCGAACATAACAATGGGAAGAGCACCCCACGccacacagcacagcacaactacaactacacaATATGGTCGGCGAGCCAATTACGCAAGCATAAATAAGGATAATGGGCTTTAAGCAGCTTGACAGTCATTAAACAGGCAAAAAATGGGTGGGCAGCCGCGCCAAAGAGCAAGTGCAAAACAAAGCATCGTGGAGAATGGAAAAGCAAAGTTGGCAAAAAccagcaaaaccaaaaaaaaacgaaaaaaactaaaaaaaccGAGAGCCAAGTCGAATAGACATTCGAAAAGTGTATAAAACGGGGATAAAAAAGGGAGCAAAGTTGGCCTAGAGATTTTTTACGCGCAATGACTTCGACGGCGGCGGGCGACGACCACAGCAAAGTCCTTTTTCCAGGACGAAGGCAGGCAAATGAAGCGGCACCTCCCACGGAAACCACAGCCAGCAGGACCAAAGAGCAGCAAACGAGTTCTCAAACCAAGCTCGTTTCCCATTCCCCGACTTCGTAATTTATGGCTCCCGGACTGTAAACAAGCGAAAACTAGGAGGCCAGGAGTCGTGCAAGGACACCGAAGCCCGAATGTCCTTGCCCAATTGAGCGCGATTTGCTAGAAATGGGCTGCTATTGCGTTATGTTGTCAAATACAAGAGTTAGCCTTTCTGCAAAATAACAAGTAAAAGCAAATCATAGCGGTTTTGATTTCTTGATCCTTTAAAAGTTAAAGGATAAGGCCAGAACACCCCTGAAAATTCTCAATTCCTCGCAGTTTGCTGTGATTTTGAAAACAGTTGTAATTTAActaaaagaaaacacaatagggccaaaaaaaacaatgaaaaacgGGAAAGTACCAATGGTGGCAAATAAATGTGCACAACAGTGCGCCGCAATTTTGATGCTACGAGAATCGGCGCCATTTCGGTTTTTCCACGCCATCTGGCCTTCAAAATGGGGCCAGTGGGCGAAATTGGcgcactgccacgccccattTGCAAAAAAGATGGGCGCAGTGtcgaaaattaataaatggaTGCTGAATGCGAAATACTTTGGATGCAGAAAAACCAATGCTCGGCGGAACTTGGTAATGGCATCGGGAACTTTTGACTTTCGTTTTGCTCACTTTCAAAAGTGCCATAAATTCAGAGCAAGTCTTGAAAAATTCTCTCAATCTCTATTTTTAGTGAATTTAACAGCATGACTCGAAACACTTCTTTTACGCCAGTcacaatttgcattaaatgcacatggaaattcaattagttAGTTATCTGGGATATTTGCCGACAATCCTTACAACTTCATCATCGCTAGGATGTGCTTTACGAAAAACTCCTGCCATGCTGCTAttgtgcaaaaaaaatatttatatttcaaaaattgtaCGTAACTGTTTGAGATGCCTCGCCGTTGTTTGTTTCGTTcggcaaaagttttaaatgTGATAgcgtaaattaaattaatcacAGCCATGGTCCGTTTCAAAGGGACACGAACAAAAGTTGTGCTCTCCCTTTTTCCAGGACTTTTGGCACTTGGGATGgggccattttcattttttcaggTGGACAAGTGGACAGGTGGACAACATTTTCCCATTCAGAATGTCAGGATGTCAGAATGCTGCATTTAGTAACTCAGGCAGTCAGTGCCATTGTGGCagcacttttccatttcccaaaAGCGGAAGAATCGCTTTCCCTCTGTGGTCTGCACCCTTCACCAACTGATTTTGGCATAATCAAAAGTTTGTAATTCCATTTTTGGCTCTTGGACTGCCCTTCTGAATATCAGATGAAATGTGCAGTGAAGCAAGTGGAATTTTAGCAAATTAGAAAGTTGCAGACGTAGTTTTCTGATTTATCTGCTTGCCTTGGTATGATATAAGTCACTTCTGGCCAAATAAACACTTAATATGGATTACCCAAACTCCAGCACCTAAATGCCAATTCCGTTTGCTATTGCCCATAATTGATTTCGATTGAAATGCAGAGGATACGTGCCCGAAGGATCTTCGCCAGTCGTAAATCAGACCGCACCTGGCGGAAATGTGCTCCACTAATTGTGTATTCATTTTGCAGGGCTGCGTGGCCATACTGAGCTTAACCTGGATTATCAGCCTCACGGTGTTTGGCTTTCTGGTGCTGCCCAAAGGTGAGCTAGCCATCAATGTGCTCAATGTGCTCTCGAACACGTCAAACCATAAACTATATGCGCAGGTTACTACTTCAACAATACGGGTCTAATGGCCTGCGAGCCCTTCTACAGCAAGCCATCCTACAGGATACTGTCCACGTGCGCCCTCTACTTCCCCACCACGATGGTGCTGATGTACTGCTACGGCTCCAGCTTCCACATGAGCCGCTTCCGGCTAAACGACCCGACCATGCCCCTCACGGCCgccgcccaccacccccatCCGCACCCACAccccaccgccgcccagcagctgcagatgcaccagcaacaccagcaacaccagcagcaccaacagcaccaacagcacccgcaccaccagcaggcGGGGATGCACTCGCACCTCTACCACGGCCACTCGCACCACCCCAAccaccccaaccacccaaGCCATCCGAACCACCACGGCCACCCACACCACCACGGACCACCGGTGATGGGCCATCTCAGCATGGCCATGAGCATGGGACTGGCCGGCATGCCGAACATGACAAACAAGATTACCAAAAAGGTGAGCCAGCTGAACCGGGTGAGCACTGGGGCAGTCAGGTGGGCAGGATCCAGGTGGTCAGCTGGTCAGGTGGCCGAAGGAGGCGGGCTCCACAACAGTTTGCTCAGGCGAGCGAGTTGGGGATTAAGTTAGCAGTAAATAGAATTTCCTCGGCATCgccaaacaaattgttaaGACTATCAGTGTGCATTCTCAGAACTTAAATAACTGTTAGCAGCTTTGGGTATTTGTGAACGAGGTATTCAATATTGGTGCCagctaattcaattaaactccACAAGTTAGGTGAACTGAACTAAAACTCATTTATAAGAGAGCTCTAGCTGTAAAAGTTACTTTActttacataaaaatgtttccagaaggcaacatttcattttagtCAAATAGAAAGCAGCAGAAGTAGCATCCAAAACTGTGGGGAACACCCAACTGACTTCCTAATAAGCAGATATCAGCATTTCATTTGCGAAGTATCCACACGAAATTGAATCAACAAATTGTAATACTATAGCCCCTAATTGAATTGCCCCGAAATACTCCCACAGATTGTTCCCATCCAGGAGAAGAACTCCAGCGGCTGCACCTCGCGCTCGATGGCCGCCATCTCGCTGGGCTTCATTGTGATGGTGACTCCGTGGACGATTCAGGAGATAGTCACCGCCTGCACGGGATCCAAGGCAAGTGTCCTGTACAAAGGATTATTGTGTGGCCGCTTGTGCGCTGCGTACAACGTGGCGCATACGTAATGAGGCCACGTGTGGCTCAtcagttctgattttgattttgattttgtgaCACTTTGTGCCACTCTGCTCCATGTCCGCCCACAGCTGCCGCCGTTCCTCGACTTCCTGGTCACCTGGACGGCGCTGAGCAATAGTCTGTGGAACCCGTTCATGTACTGGCTGCTGAACTCCGATTTCCGGCGCCTGAGTCGCCAGCTGATGCCGAACAAAGTGAGTACGGTCTTTGGAAAGATGAATCTCCGCCTTTGGGGCTAATTTAGTGCATCTCTGATCTGGAGCGATGTTCACTGtctgttgcagcagcaaatcTGTCATAAGCCCTGATTGATTGATTCGCTTATCCCTATTGCAAACACCACGTGCACACTTTCATTGACCTCCCCCAATTCCCGAATCCCCGAATTCCCAAGCCCAAATATGGGTATTTTGCCCAAGTTTATGCTCCTGCAGCTCGAAAATTTTCCGGCTGCACAGCGCAAACTTTGCAAAAACAGGAGGTGCCGGAGTTGCAGGAGGTACCTCCCGAAAAACCCCCATAAATCCGTAGCCGAAGGTGTAAGCTCCAGAAAGCTGGCAGACTGGCTCCGGCAAAGTAAACAATCAACAGACACAGCAGCTACAATAGCAGGTCCTGCAaagtgattttgaattatgaaAGAGCAAATCTAAAACGGCATTTACATCCCCATGTAGCCACACAAGCCCCACAAGCCCCACAAACCCCATtcccatccgcatccgcatcgcATAGCTCCTGATTCCATTTTGGTAAACGCAGTCAAGTTGCATGATTTACTTCCGGAGAGCCCGGGGTCAGTCTGTGGAATATTTATGGCCCAACCTTGTGCTCTGCCGGAATAAATGCGCATTTAAAATccttattaatttttgtgcgAGTCGGAATTTATGATGCCTCCCCCTGCTCTGTTTCCCCCATTCCAGTGCTTCCCCCACGAGGATACGCCCGAGCACAAATCAGGCTGTTGTCACATCAATGCTAACGATTTCGAAATCACAACGCTTCCGATTCCCCCGGAACCCCCTTCATCACGTCCTCCGggcggagcaggaggagcaggaggtccATCCAGCGGAGGAGCCAGCTCTGGCGGCGGAGTGGCCAGTTCGATAAGCGGCTCCGTCCTGGGGATCTGCGCCCGCTCGCGGACAAACAGCCTCAGCCGCAGTGCCTCCCAGTACATCCGAGGCACCATGGGCGGCGGAGGAGTCCACAACCACCAGGCGACGGAGGCCTTCTCCACCACGCGGCCTGACATCGAGGGCCTCTCCGAGAAGTACTGGGGCGAGATCCTGGAGAGAACCGTCAGCTCGGGCAACCTGAACGCCATGCAGAAGCACCTGCCGCCCCACCTGCCCTACACCCACCACCTGGTCAACCAGCTCCACcagccgcagcagcaccaccagcagcagaccACCTCCTTCAGCAAGGCCAGCGATCTGCAGCTGAACCTGAACCTCAGCCAGGCGGCCACGGCCGCCGAGCTGGGCAAGTTCTCCAACTCGGAGCCGAAGCTGTGCGAGCACCTCTTCCACGACGTGAACTGCGCCAAGAGCAAGGCCGCCAACGGGGAACAAGGGGAGTCCTCCGGCAAGCTGGCCTGCGGTCGCAGCATTCCGGACATCTAGTACGCCGAGGACGTGATCCTGGCCAAGAACCAGCTGCTGGCCAGGCAGGCCAAGTGCTCGCACCATCCGCTGCACCAGCAGGCCAAGACGCGGCTCCACTCCCACACGGGCAGCCTGCGCTTCAGCCGGATTCGCGCCGCCTGCCACAGTCCGCCGCCGGAGAAGTCCGGCTTTCCCATGGCCGAGTACCGCAAGTAGGATCACAGAGCGCATTGGGGTCGTTGGGCCGTGGATGCCACGGAACGGGTTTCCACGCAAGGATTCCCCAGTTTCCCCAGTATATGGTATAACCATGCAAAGTATAGGGAGCATAGGAAGAATAGGGAGTGAGAGCGAGCGAGTATCTATAAGATTCCATAGGTGtatgtgcgtgtgagtgtcTATATAATACCGCATGATCAAACCATAATATGTGTGTTTTCTATTAGGCTTAAGATCTAGGAGGTCCTGCGGTCgggttttcaatttcaagtcTCTGAGATTCGTAAAGTAGCCCATGGTTTGTGGATTGCACCCCTGACAAAGGATTACAAAAAGATAGCACCCATCCTCAGATAATCCACTTTCTATATCCATCTGAGAACTTCTATTAGTCAGACTGCTCCTTTCTTTAGAATACCTGGTCCGGGGGATCGGAATTAGCCGAGATAAGCAGAAGTTAACCATAGTAAGTGTTCATTCAATGTTTGTGATACCCTAAGTTTCCCAGCCCAACATACGAGTAACATACTTATAATATAATCCTagttgttgtgtgtgtgcgtcggCTAAATTAAACGTAGGCTAGATGGAAAACAGAGATATCAGACTTTCCTCTACAGAACCCCCTCGACATTTGGAACCCCTTCTCTAAATTCTCCACCTCCTAAGGATCAAGGATCAAGGATCTACGTAGTCTCTGATATTGGCGGACCTTCAAGCGTTGTGGTTAATCATAGTTGTAGTTCCATAGCTCGAGTCGTATCGTATACCAAATTACTCACAGTTCGacgaatcaaaatcaaatcctAACTTTGTGATTGTCAAGAATTTAGGTCGGTCTAGGTCGGTGTGGACATTGCTGttgaatcatttttaatttgtagcTAAGTAATTGACTagttaaagccaaataaatttaCAGTCTAAGTAAGTCTAACTTTAGTTAACTAAATAAACGCGAAAACGCGAGGTGTGTAACGAATATATTTCATAGGCAAGGCattcaaatcgaaataaataaatatcactAAAGCGATTTGCATAAAGTCTTGTTTCCCTTGGCTCTGGCTCACTCAAAAGGTAATTTCGAGGCAATTACGCCGAAAGCTCAAAAAAAACAGGAAGCCAACAAATGGATCCCAAAACGTAACTGAATCCCAATTACACAAAAACACCGACAAATTTCGACCGAAGCGttgctaaataaattaaaaattatttaaatttcatttttattgtgcCACAGAGCCCCCAAACCCCCAACTCCAAACTCCAATCCCCCAGCCACCAGATGACAACAAGgcccaaatgcaaattaatatcGCACACTGCGCTTAGATTTCCATTTGGCCTCGCAGGACGAaggcgcaaaaaaaaggacaaGCCCGTCAGAAATGCAAGATAAACGGACGAGAAAGtttgaaaactaattttcgcaaaacaattttcagaGGCCTCGTTCTCCTCCCCTCGACCGTCTTGCCCTACAAAGGGCAATGGTTTCCTTGGGCAATTTGAATCTCAAACtaaatctgaatctgaatgtggatgtgaatgtggatgcggatgcggattcCTTGCGTTTCTTCCGTGCCCAAAAAAATTACACGCTCCGCTGCATTTTGGAACAATAATCGCCGGTGTTTGGCGTCTGACCACGCCTACAGCGCCCCCAGTCCAACGCCCCCAATCCCCAACGCGAAATCCAATCCCCGAAAACCATGAACATTCTGGGTGCAGGAATTCACGCCCCAGCTCCGGAAAACTTTTCGCATGAAAGTCAACTTTCCTTTCTCCCTCTTGATTCCCATTTGTGTGCCATCTGAGTTTTCCGTATAATTCGACGCCTGCCGGAATTGGATGGAGCGCCATTTGCTCAACCACGGTTTTTGCCTAATTTGATTAACACT
This sequence is a window from Drosophila teissieri strain GT53w chromosome 2R, Prin_Dtei_1.1, whole genome shotgun sequence. Protein-coding genes within it:
- the LOC122614572 gene encoding 5-hydroxytryptamine receptor 1A is translated as MDLKTGSLLVAPAVKNSSCSHPRYSGHNFIAHIGIAETIEAVLILVLTLGVIGANCLVIFVINNRRYAAYIHQQPRYLLTSLALNDLTIGLLITPFGLMPALFHCWPYGEIFCQIQALLRGALSQQSAVILVCMAVDRYMCALHPRRYYQHSSKKGCVAILSLTWIISLTVFGFLVLPKGYYFNNTGLMACEPFYSKPSYRILSTCALYFPTTMVLMYCYGSSFHMSRFRLNDPTMPLTAAAHHPHPHPHPTAAQQLQMHQQHQQHQQHQQHQQHPHHQQAGMHSHLYHGHSHHPNHPNHPSHPNHHGHPHHHGPPVMGHLSMAMSMGLAGMPNMTNKITKKIVPIQEKNSSGCTSRSMAAISLGFIVMVTPWTIQEIVTACTGSKLPPFLDFLVTWTALSNSLWNPFMYWLLNSDFRRLSRQLMPNKCFPHEDTPEHKSGCCHINANDFEITTLPIPPEPPSSRPPGGAGGAGGPSSGGASSGGGVASSISGSVLGICARSRTNSLSRSASQYIRGTMGGGGVHNHQATEAFSTTRPDIEGLSEKYWGEILERTVSSGNLNAMQKHLPPHLPYTHHLVNQLHQPQQHHQQQTTSFSKASDLQLNLNLSQAATAAELGKFSNSEPKLCEHLFHDVNCAKSKAANGEQGESSGKLACGRSIPDI